The DNA sequence GCTCTAAGCAAGAAGACCAGATCATTACCGTAGCCCTCGAAAAAGCCACTGGCACCAAGTTCATCTACGTTCCCTTTAAGGGAGGCGGTGACGTGGCAGTTCAGCTCGTGGGTAATCACGTGGACTCCAGCGTAAATAACCCAATCGAAGCGGTAGCCCAGTGGCGCGCCGGTAAACTCCGTGCCCAGTGCGTGTTTGACGATACCCGTATGCCTTACAAAGAGAAAATCACGCCTACCCAGTCCTGGAATGACGTACCTACCTGTAAAGAAGTGGGCGTTCCAACCGACTACGTGATGCTGCGCGGCATTTTCATGCCCCCTGGCGTAACCCAAGATCAGGTCAATTACTACGTGGACCTCTTTAAAAAGGTCATTGCCACCCCAGAATGGAAGAAGTTCATGGCCGACGGCGCCTTTAACCAAACCTTCATGAGCGGCAAAGAGTTTGATAAGTGGTTAGACGCGAACGCTGCCTTGCACAGACAGCTGATGCAAGAAGCTGGATTTATTGCGAAGTAAGCAAGCAAGTTCGGCGGAGATCATTCCGCCAGCAATAGAAAACGCCTGGTAATCCCAGGCGTTTTTTTATCTCCATTGACAGATTTTTATCTTACCAATTTTTGACCTACCGTTTGCTTTAAGATGGTTTGCACCAGCGGGTGATGTATCCGCTTTTCCGACCGTATGGCGTAAAAATATTCATGGATGTCTTCGCAGGCACCTACCGGATGCACTTGGTAATGGTGTTCGAGCTCGGACAGCAAAATGGATGCCGCCGGAAATACACCAAAGCCACTCGATCCAAAAGTGACCATTAATGCGTTGTCCTCAAACTCCCCAACGATGTTCGGTGTAATGCCCAATTTTTCAAACCACAAATCCAATTTAAAGCGTACGGTCGAGTGGTAGGTTGGCATGATGACGGGAATGTCGGCAAGGCTGTAGGGAAAATTCTCTTTTGCTTGCTCGAGCAACTCGGCTGATGCAAGCCAGCTTACCGCTGAATGGCCCAGCTCCTGACTGTAGAGGCTCATGTTTTTATTGACGGGAGCAGGGCGATCAGCAAAAACGAGGTCTAGGCGATGCAGGGCCAAATCAGCCAGCAAGTCCTCGAATTCCCCTTCATGGCATACCAGCTGAATTTGCTGCTCATGAATGATGCTATCGAGTAATTCTTTGCTGACGAGCTTTGGTAAGCCGTCGGCAACACCCAAAGCTAGGCGATTTCGGGGTATGGCAGCAGACCCGCTGACGATGCTCGGTAACTTTTCACCGATCTGAAAGATTTGGTCCGCCAATTTCATGGCAGCAAAGCCAGCATCGGTGAGTGCTAGGCCCCGTCCGGCTGGCTTAAATAGTAAATGACCTAAGTCTTTTTCGAGCTCATGTACTTGCGTACTGACGGTTTGCACTGCAATATTGAGCCGGCTGGCAGCCTTGGTCATGCTGCCTTCCTTAGCCACTACCCAAAAGTAATGTAAGTGCCTGTAATTAAAAGACTGTGTCATGCTTTTGCATCCATAATTTAACTAAGAATCCCTCGGTATTATAGGATAATATTCAGTAAATAACGAAAATATATTACCTAATTATCTTCTTTTTAATGAATGAATTTAAGTCTAAAGTGTATTCATCAAGATCCATAAGGAGTAGATGAATATGAAAATCACCACTAAAAGTCGGTATGCCGTCGAAGCCTTGGTTAGTTTAGCGAGCCAGTCTCAGGGTAAATATGCGATTAACTTGCAAAACATTAGCAAGCAGACCGATATTTCTGTTTCCTACTTAGAGCAGATTTTCAGTAATTTGAAAACCGCCAAACTCATCGATAGCCATAAGGGCCCAGGTGGTGGTTACTGGTTAACGCGTCCACCGCAAGAGGTATCGATTGGCGACATTATGCGTGCGGTTGATCACAGCAAAGGATCTACAGATGGCTTGGATGGCGCAATTTGGCGTGATTTAGCTATCAAAATGGAGTCATACATGGACTCGATTTCGCTGGCTACCTTATTGCCGCCAAAGAGCAGCACACCGGATTTGCCCGATGCCAATTTGATTCATAAAAAAGTGGATCAAAAGAAGGCAAAGAAAATGCTCAGTAATTTGAAGCCCATGATTGCGCAGTCACCTAAGCGCATGGCAAAAGACATCGGCAGCATTGCGAACTCGGTGTTTAGCTGGGGCGGCCAACTCAATAGCAAGGCACTCAAAAGCTAAACTGTTTTTCGGTATGAACAAAAGGGCTATGCGATTGTCATAGCCCTTTTTTTTGGCTGTCACAGATCCGTCATATATTTCCATTATTATCGAAATATGAAAAATAATGACGCCGTCAATGCCTTCCTCGCCCTAGGGCAGGAATCCCGATTGAATGTCTTTCGCTTGATAGTACAAAAAGGCGATGTCGGCTTAACGCCAACCCAAATCCATGAAATGCTGGGCATACCCAATGCCACACTGAGCTTTCATTTAAAAGAACTGATGCAAGCCCAGCTAATTACGCAAGAGCGTCAAAGCCGCAATCTCATTTACCGACCCAATGCCATCCACACTGCGGCCTTGGTCGAATTTTTACTGGATAACTGCTGCGGCGGTCAATCCTGCCTTCCTAAACCCCTTACTCGAAAGGTGAAAGCGCTATGAAGCAATACAACGTTTTATTCCTATGCACGCACAACTCGGCTCGTTCCGTTTTAGGTGAGGCTTTGGCTTCAACCCACCCGAGTGGCCGTTTTATTGGTTACTCTGCCGGATCTACGCCTGGCACCCGAGTCAATCCGTTTGCCGCTGAGATCGCAGGTGAGCTGGGATACGACAACAGCAAACTGCGCTCAAAAAACTGGGATGAATTCGCCTTGCCGGATGCGCCGAAGATGGATTTCATTATTACGGTTTGCGACAATGCGGCTGGCGAAGTCTGCCCAGTTTGGCCAGGCAATCCGGCTACTGCGCATTGGGGCTTTCCAGACCCATCGCAGGTAAGCGGCAGTGATGAGGACAAGCGCCGGGCTTTTCGGGATGTGATGATTGGCCTTAAAAAACGCATTGATATGCTCGTCGATCTTCCCCTTGAAAAGCTGGACGCACTGAGCATTCAGAGTGAACTCAAAAAGCTAGCGAAGGTTTAAACGTGGGACTATTTGAACGGTATTTGACGGTATGGGTTGGTCTGGGCATCGCTGCTGGCGTAGTGCTAGGTTTGCTCATGCCGGGGGTGTTTCAATCCATTGCGCTGATTGAGTTTGCGCACGTCAATCTCGTGGTTGCTGTCCTCATCTGGATCATGATTTACCCGATGATGATCCAGATTGATTGGAGTGCTGTAAAAGACATTCATAAAAAACCCCAGGGCTTGTTCTTAACGCTCGTGATTAACTGGTTGGTCAAGCCGTTCACCATGGCCGCATTGGGCGTGCTCTTCTTCCAATACATTTTTGCGCCCTGGGTGGACCCTCAGTCGGCGCAAGAATACATTGCCGGGATGATCTTACTTGGCGTAGCACCTTGCACTGCGATGGTATTTGTCTGGAGCCAATTGGTGAAGGGTGATGCGAATTACACCTTAGTTCAGGTATCGGTCAACGATCTAATTATGGTGGTTGCCTTTGCACCGATTGCTGCCTTTCTATTGGGCGTCACCGATGTGACGGTGCCTTGGGAAACACTCCTCATTTCAACCATCTTGTATGTGGTCTTACCCCTCGTTGCGGGCATTGCAACCCGCTTTGTATTGGCTAAGCGCTCGGCCGATGCAGTAGGGCACTTTGTAGCGAAACTCAAACCCTGGTCGATTGTGGGTTTGATCGCAACCGTCGTGTTGTTGTTTGGATTTCAGGCCAATACGATTATTGAAAAGCCCCTCATCATTGTCTTGATTGCAATTCCGCTCATTTTGCAAACCTACGGGATCTTCTTCGTTAGTTGGTGGGCTGCCAAACGACTGAAGTTACCGCATGACGTCGCAGGCCCGGCGTGTTTGATTGGAACCTCCAACTTTTTTGAACTCGCGGTAGCGGTAGCGATTTCCTTGTTTGGCCTGAACTCGGGCGCAGCCTTAGCCACGGTGGTGGGGGTTTTAGTCGAAGTGCCCGTCATGCTTTCGTTGGTGGCCATGTTGAATAAATGGCGGCCAGAGCATTAAAGTAGTGCGCTTATTACAATGAATGCCATGACTTCGTTTGATGCCACCCAGACAGATGATTTGCCACAGCTTGATCGAGCGAGCTTTGCAATTCCAAGCACGGTTCAATTGCAACATCCACAGCCTTCCCATGCGCCACGTTTTTTATTGCTCTATGGATCGCTGCGAACACGTTCTTTTAGTCGGCTACTCATGGAAGAGGCGGCTCGTATCCTGACCTTAATGGGTGGAGAGGTTAAGATCTTCAATCCGAGTGGTTTGCCTTTACCCGATGATGCTCCGGAAACCCATCCCAAAGTAGCGGAGCTGCGTCAGCTTTGTGAATGGTCTGAGGGGATGGTGTGGTGTTCACCCGAACGCCATGGTGCGATGACTGGAATTCTGAAAGCGCAAATCGATTGGATACCCCTTAGCATCGGTGCTGTAAGGCCCACCCAAGGCAAGACTTTGGCCTTAATGCAAGTTTGCGGCGGCTCGCAATCGTTTAATGCGGTAAATCAAATGCGTGTTCTAGGCCGCTGGATGCGCATGATTACGATCCCCAATCAATCGTCGGTTGCCAAAGCCTTCCTTGAATTTGATGAGCACGACCGCATGAAACCCTCTGCGTATTTCGATCGCGTCGTCGATGTGCTCGAAGAGCTGTATAAATTTACCCTGCTGACCCGGGGTAATGCAGACTATTTAGTAGATCGTTACAGCGAGCGCAAAGAAAGCGCCGAAGCCTTGATGCGGCGAGTTAATCAAAAGGACTAAAGCATCTCTTTGCGCATCGTCAAATTCATGACAAAATAAGCCTTCACTCGTACTCAGGGGCTTTTATCTTGCGACTTACCCGATTGGCCGTATTGGCTACCACTGCGCTGAGCACATCGGCATTCTTGGTGGGCTGTGCATCGAATACCAACACCATGCCCAACGAAGGGCAGTCGTATATGCAAAGCGCATACGATCCTGGTCAGGCTCAATCTCCGGCATTCTCACAGCAGCAGTTGCAATCGCTGGTTTCCTCGATTGCGCTTTATCCCGATTCGCTGTTGTCTCTCATGTTGCTCGGCTCCACTTATCCTCTGGAAATTGCGGAAGCCTATAACTGGAGGCGAAGCAATGCTAGCCTCAGCGGCACTGCCTTGCAAAACGCATTAAAGACGCAAACGTGGAATGACAGCGTCAAGTCGCTGATTTCGTTTCCGCAAGCCTTCAATATGATGGGCAGCAATTTAGAGTGGACGCAAAATTTAGGCAATGCCTATAAATTGCAGCCCGCCGATACGATGAAAGCAGTTCAAGCCTTGCGTAAGCGGGCACAGCAAGCGGGTACGTTAAAAACCAATGCGCAGATGACGGTAGTAACGGATCCGAATTCCAATATTCTGATCATGCCGGCAAGTACGCAGGTGGTGTATGTCCCCACCTATAACCCCAACGATGTGTATGGCCCATGGCCTTATGCAGATTACCCGCCATACCCAGCCTACAACCCTGCATGGGGCATGATGGCCTTTGGTGTTGGTATGGCCATCGGCGCGGATTTTTGGTCAACCCCCAGCTGGAGTAATGGCACGATCAATGTGAACAACACCAGCGATGTCATCCGCCCTAATCGAGGCATTATTGGTCCAAGCAGTATTCAGAATCAGCAGCGTTTGGCCAATGATTGGAAGAACAATGCAACGGCGCAGCAAAAGCAAGACGCACGGCAGTTAGGTCAGCGCGCTAATAGTGACTTTCAGAAAAATGCGACAGCCCAAGAGCGTCAGCAAGCGAGCCAGCTAAACCAATCGGCGCGTGCCGATGCGGCGCAAGATCGAGCCAACCCCAATGTCGATCGGGAAAGCCTGCAAGAAAACGCCTTGCGTAACCAGGCGCGCTCGGATGCTAATCAAGACCGCTTTGGTGGAGATCGTGGCGGCTTTGGCGGCGACCGCGGTGGCTACGGTGGCGGTCGTGGCGGCTTTGGCGGCGGCCATTTTGGCGGCTTTCGGCGCTAATCAATCAATAAAACAGATCTCAATATGAACGCACTCTATTTTTTACAGTCCCTGCGGCGCGCCGCATTCCTCTTTGTGGCGAGTGGTGCAATAACTACGAGCGCATTGGCGCAAACCCCTTTACCGAATAGCGATGCATCTACCGCTGCGTTTGTAGCACTCTGTCAAAACCGCGCTGATGTTGAAGCGCAGAATTTTTGCTTTGGTTTTGGTGAGGGTGTCTACCAAGCGCATGTGATGCAACGCGGCCCAAATGCCAAATCAACGATTTGCGTTCCCAAGGGGATGTCGCGCGATACGGTACTTTCTGAGTTTTTAGTGTGGACGCAAGCTCGCCCCCAATACAACGGGGACTATGCTGCCAAAACCATTATTCGCTTTTTAAGTAGCCGCTACCCCTGCGCTAAAACAAAGTAAGGCGGACTCGTTAAATCGAGACCACTTTATTGGGGTTGAGGATGTTCTCTGGATCGAGCGCACGCTTGATCGCTTTCATCATGTCGTGGGCTACTGCACCGCGGTGCGCGCGCAAGCCCTCCAGCTTGAGTTGACCGACTCCGTGCTCAGCGGAGATTGAGCCGCCGCACTGTTCAACCTGTGCGTAGACCAGTTCATGAATAGCGGTTTCTTCAGCTTGATTAAATGCGTGAGGGTCAACACCCTTTGGCGGTGCAATGTTGTAATGCAAATTGCCATCGCCGAGATGCCCAAAGTTAATGATGCGGATGCCGGGATATGCAGCGCGCATTAAAGCATCGGTATTTTGCATAAATTGATCTAGGCTCGATAGGGGCAGGGTAATGTCGTGTTTTAAGTTCGCCCCTTCTTGTGCCTGAGCGAGGGTAATGTGTTCCCGCATCTGCCAAAAGGCTTGCGCTTGCGCAAGATTGCTCGCAATGATGGCATCCGATACCAAACCGTCTTCCAGGGCAGTCTCTAAGATTTGCTCCAGCAAGAGCCGTACATGCTCTTCGCTCTCATGATCGGACAACTCAACCAGGATGGTGTAAGGCGGGTTGTTGCTCAGTGGATTTGCCATTTGCGGAAAATGGCTGGCACATAAATCCAAGGACTCCTGCGTCATCATCTCAAATCCAGTGAGCAAGGATGCTGCTCGCTTTTGAAATAAACCCAAGAGGGCAATCGCTGAAGGAATATCCTTGGTAGCAACGAGAGTGGTCCACTGCGATAGAGGAAGGGGGTATAGCTTTAATACGGCTGCAGTAATGATGCCTAAGGTTCCTTCTGAACCAATGAAGAGATCGCGCAAGTCATATCCGGTATTGTCTTTGCGCAGCCCTTTGAGACCATGCCAGATTTCTCCTTGGGCAGTGACGACTTCCAAGCCCAAACACAGGTCCCTTGCATTGCCATAGCGCAGTACATTCGTGCCGCCGGCATTGGTTGCTAAATTACCGCCGATCATGCAACTACCTTCCGCTCCTAGGCTGAGGGGAAAGAGGTGACCTGTCTCAGCAGCCTTCTCTTGGAGCGACTGCAAGATGCAGCCTGCTTCAACCGTCATGGTTTGATTGGCAATGTCGGTGCTACGAATGTGGCTCATGCGTTTTAGGCTAAGGACGATTTCATGGCCGCTGGGGTAAGGGGTAGCACCGCCACAAAAGCCCGTATTGCCACCTTGCGTGACGATCGGCACTTTAGCGGCGATACAGCATTTCACAATAGCAGCCACTTCTTCTGTGCTGGCCGGCATCACGACGGCAATTGCCTTGCCGGTAAAACGCTTGCGCCAATCCGTTAAAAAGGGCGCCTTATCGTCTGCACTGAGTAGGACATGATTTGGCCCAACAATCGATTGCAATTCGGCGATAAACGATTCGGTATGCATGGCTTGATTTATTACGGCGTGGGTTGCTCGTCGGACTGCTGCTTGGATTGCAATTCTTTTTCTTTTTTCTGCCGTTTGTATTCTTGCTTGAGTGGCTTCAAATACATCAGTACGGCAATAAAACCAATCAGACTGAGGAGGGTTTCTAGCACAGCCATCCAAAAATTCGCACCGGTTTCAAATAAGCGCACTAAGCCTTCAGTCATGTAAATCAAGATCAGCATCGAGGCCCATTGCATGGTGTAGTTCTTGGCTTTCCAGATGCCCGGTATGGCAAAGAGCAAAGGCAGGCCTTTGAGTGCCATCCAAGAGCCACCGGGTCTGAGCGGAGCAATAAACCATTCCCATGCTACGCACAGCAGAAATAGCCCGGCGAACGCAGCCGTTGCGATTAAGACGTATTTATCTTTCGCCTCAATCGACTGCAGTAAGGTGTTTTGAGAATCTGCCATTAACTTGCTGACCGCAATTGCAAAGCAATTTGTGCCAAGCGTTTGCCTTGGGCAATGGCTAAGCGTTTTTCTTCTGGGCTAATGGGCGCACGGCCATCCGCATGGGCGAGGTGGGTGACGCCGTAGGGACTGCCGCCAGTCGATGTGGTCATCAGGTCGGGTTCGCTGTACGGTAAGCCGACTAGCAGCATGCCGTGGTGGAGAAGTGGAATCATCATGCTCAGTAAAGTCGTTTCTTGACCACCATGCACGCTACCGGTACTGGTAAAAACGCAGGCGGGCTTGCCACTTAATGCACCGCTGAGCCACTGTGCGCTGCTGCCATCCCAGAAGTATTTCATGGGAGCGGCCATATTGCCAAAGCGAGTGGGCGAGCCCAGCGCCAAGCCAATGCATTCTTCTAGATCACGGTATTCCGCATAAGGCGCTCCATCTGCTGGCACTGCGGGTTCGGTTGCTTCGCAGACGCTGGAGACGGCGGGCACGCAGCGTAGCCTAGCGCTCGCACCCGGAACAGATTCAATGCCCTCGGCAATCAGCCGCGCCAAATCGCGGGTGGCGCCATAGCGGGAGTAAAACAGCACCAATATGTCAGCGGTATTCATAAAACAGACCCCATTCGTCTTCTCTTATTCCGTTTAATCCTGGCCGTACGCCTTTGTAATCTCTTATGATACGGCGATGCAGCTTATTCGTAATCCCCAATTATGGCTTGCTTTGGCCCGTGAGTTAGGCCAGCGCAATCGCCACCTGCTGCTAAATCAAGTGGCGGGCAGCCTGGCCTTTACGACGACCCTGGCCCTGGTGCCGATGTTTACCGTCGGATCGATCCTGATTGGCTACGTGCCACAGGTCATCGAGATGAAATACGCCCTGCAAGAATGGATATTGAATACCTATTTGCCTGGAGGCATAAACCAGCCGATTTTGCGTTACATCGATCAGTTTTCTGAAAAAGCCAAGGGCTTAACCTTGTTTGGTTTGGCGGGCTTATTTGTAACGACTGTGCTCACGATGGCGGTGATTGAGAAGGCCTTTAATCACATCTGGCAGATTAAAGATAAGAGACCATTTTTGAAGCGGACGGCCATCTATTTTTCAGCCACGATCCTAGGTCCTTTGGTATTGGGTATTGGGATCTACCTCAGCGGGTGGTTGCTGAGCGAAACCCAGGGCTTAACCGAAGCGGTCTCGATGGGGTTTGAGGTCTTCGCCCTCGTTATTCCGCTCTTACTTACGATCAGCTTGTTTACTCTGGTGTACAAAGTATTGCCATTTACCTTCGTTGCATGGCGCGATGCCCTCATCGGCGCCTTGTTCGCTGCAATTGTCTTTGAGTTAATGAAATACGGTTTTGGCTTTTTTGTGACGAAGGTCCCGTTTTATAAGACCGTCTACGGCACCTTTGCCATCCTGCCATTGGCACTCATTTGGGTTTATGTGACGTGGTGGGTAACCTTGGCTGGCGCATTGCTCGTAGCCAATATGCCCTTGATCCGATCTGGCTTGCTGCAGACGCAGCAGCCGAAGTAAGGGAGATTCCACCTTGCAAGCCCTTGCGCTTAGGGCTATATTGGACTTAATTTAGTGGCCTTGTTTGGCCGCATCGATCAAGGAGCAATCATGAAAGTCAGCGATATTTTGCAGGTGAAGGGCAGCGTGCTTTACACCGTGGCCCCCGATGCTCCTTTGCAAACCGCCATTTTGGTGATGAGTGAGCATGACATTGGCTCTTTGGTGGTCATGGACTACGACAAGCTGATTGGGATCCTGACCTTCCGCGAGGTGATTAAAACCTTGGCATTGCATCGCGGTACTGTCGATGGCCTCACCGTTCGCTCTGTGATGAGTGCAGAGCCCTTAACCTGTTCGATGGAGACCGAACTTGACGAGGTCCGCCGCATTATGCTCACCCAGCATGCACGTTATTTGCCGGTGGTCGATCGGCAGGTTTTGATGGGGGTGATTTCCTTTTACGACGTGGCAAAGGCCGTAGTTGAGGCCCAGGACTTTGAAAACTCGATGCTCAAGGCCTACATTCGGGATTGGCCGAGCGATGAAACGGAAAAAACCGCAAACTAAGCCCCCAATGCCGGCAATGCCATAATGACGGTATGTCTGGAAATACCTTAGGCCTCCTATTTAGCGTAACTACCTTCGGGGAGTCCCATGGCCCTGCCATTGGCGCAGTAGTGGACGGCTGCCCACCCGGAATGCTTCTGAGTGAGGCGGATTTACAGCACGATTTGGATCGTCGCAAGCCAGGTACCTCACGCCATGTCACCCAGCGCAAAGAAGAGGACAAGGTTGAAATTCTGTCGGGCGTATTCGAGGGAAAAACAACCGGTACGCCGATCGCATTATTGATTCGCAATACCGATCAGCGCAGCCAAGATTACGGCAACATTTTGCAAACCTTTAGGCCTGGTCATGCCGACTATGCCTACCACCATAAGTATGGTTTGCGAGATCCGCGTGGAGGTGGTCGATCTTCAGCGCGATTGACGGCGCCCGTCGTAGCCGCAGCAGCGATTGCAAAAAAATGGCTAAACGAGCAGTATGGCACCCGCATTTACGGTTACATGAGTCAGTTGGGCGAACTTGCTGTGCCCTTTGAAGATGCAGAGCACATCGAGCGCAATCCCTTCTTTGTTGCCAATAACTCCATGTTGCCTCAGCTAGAAGACTATATGGACAGCTTGCGCAAGGCAGGGGATTCCTGCGGTGCCAAGATTGAAGTACGCGCAACCCATGTACCCATGGGTCTGGGTGAGCCTCTATTTGATAAGCTCGATGCCGATATTGCCCATGCGATGATGGGCATCAATGCCGTGAAGGGCGTTGAGATTGGTGCTGGCTTCGCCGCAGTAACGCAGCGTGGCAGTGAACATGGCGATGAGTTGCATCCCGACGGCTTTGCAAGTAACCACTCGGGCGGTACATTGGGCGGTATTAGCACTGGCCAAGACTTGCGCGTTGCGATTGCGATCAAGCCAACTTCCAGCATCATGAGCCCGAAAGAATCGGTTGATCTGGATGGTAAGCCGATGACGGTGCAAACCAAAGGGCGGCATGATCCTTGTGTTGGTATTCGGGCAACCCCGATTGCCGAAGCCATGTTGGCATTGGTATTAATGGACCATGCCTTGCGTCACCGTGCACAGTGCGCTGATGTTCAGGTGGCAATGCCAGCCATACCAGGCGCCCGTCCTGGCGCGCAATCTTCCTAAAGCACAAACACGAATGACGCTATCGGTACGCTGGGCCTTCGGGTCCTTTTTCTTTTTGTACTTTGCCTACGTCGGTCTCATTTCGCCTTTTGCGAGCCTGTATTTTGTAGATAAGGGATTTAGTGCGATTGAGATTGCGGTACTGATGTCGATGCTTCAAGTGACCCGCATCTTGGGGCCGTTTTCATGGGGCTGGTTATCCGACTATCTCTCGAATCGAATTGGCATTATTCGCTTCTGTGCGGCGCTTGCTAGCCTTGTGTTCTTGTGCATCTTCTTCTTAGAGAGTTACATCGCTTTTTTTGTGTGGATGTTTATTCTGCACACTATCTTAAGTAGCCTGACTCCGCTCGGGGAGGCGGCTACAGTGCATGCTTTATTTAAAGATGACTCCTTTGATAAACGCTATGGGCGATTGCGCTTATGGGGTTCAATTGGTTTTATCTGCATGGTGCTGTTAGCCGGTGAATTTTTTGATCGATTTGGTATTGCTTGGTTTCCGTGGATCGGCGCAGCAGTGCTCTTTTTGCTGGCAATCGATACTTGGTGCATGCGTGAACCGAAGCTCGATCGGCGGCCGATGGTACGCGGTGAAATGCGCGGTGTTTTAGTTAATCCCGATGTCCGTTGGTTTTTGGTATCCGGGTTTTTTATG is a window from the Polynucleobacter difficilis genome containing:
- a CDS encoding DUF2069 domain-containing protein produces the protein MADSQNTLLQSIEAKDKYVLIATAAFAGLFLLCVAWEWFIAPLRPGGSWMALKGLPLLFAIPGIWKAKNYTMQWASMLILIYMTEGLVRLFETGANFWMAVLETLLSLIGFIAVLMYLKPLKQEYKRQKKEKELQSKQQSDEQPTP
- a CDS encoding LysR family transcriptional regulator codes for the protein MTQSFNYRHLHYFWVVAKEGSMTKAASRLNIAVQTVSTQVHELEKDLGHLLFKPAGRGLALTDAGFAAMKLADQIFQIGEKLPSIVSGSAAIPRNRLALGVADGLPKLVSKELLDSIIHEQQIQLVCHEGEFEDLLADLALHRLDLVFADRPAPVNKNMSLYSQELGHSAVSWLASAELLEQAKENFPYSLADIPVIMPTYHSTVRFKLDLWFEKLGITPNIVGEFEDNALMVTFGSSGFGVFPAASILLSELEHHYQVHPVGACEDIHEYFYAIRSEKRIHHPLVQTILKQTVGQKLVR
- a CDS encoding Rap1a/Tai family immunity protein, which translates into the protein MNALYFLQSLRRAAFLFVASGAITTSALAQTPLPNSDASTAAFVALCQNRADVEAQNFCFGFGEGVYQAHVMQRGPNAKSTICVPKGMSRDTVLSEFLVWTQARPQYNGDYAAKTIIRFLSSRYPCAKTK
- a CDS encoding FAD-binding oxidoreductase, whose translation is MHTESFIAELQSIVGPNHVLLSADDKAPFLTDWRKRFTGKAIAVVMPASTEEVAAIVKCCIAAKVPIVTQGGNTGFCGGATPYPSGHEIVLSLKRMSHIRSTDIANQTMTVEAGCILQSLQEKAAETGHLFPLSLGAEGSCMIGGNLATNAGGTNVLRYGNARDLCLGLEVVTAQGEIWHGLKGLRKDNTGYDLRDLFIGSEGTLGIITAAVLKLYPLPLSQWTTLVATKDIPSAIALLGLFQKRAASLLTGFEMMTQESLDLCASHFPQMANPLSNNPPYTILVELSDHESEEHVRLLLEQILETALEDGLVSDAIIASNLAQAQAFWQMREHITLAQAQEGANLKHDITLPLSSLDQFMQNTDALMRAAYPGIRIINFGHLGDGNLHYNIAPPKGVDPHAFNQAEETAIHELVYAQVEQCGGSISAEHGVGQLKLEGLRAHRGAVAHDMMKAIKRALDPENILNPNKVVSI
- a CDS encoding arsenate reductase ArsC; the encoded protein is MKQYNVLFLCTHNSARSVLGEALASTHPSGRFIGYSAGSTPGTRVNPFAAEIAGELGYDNSKLRSKNWDEFALPDAPKMDFIITVCDNAAGEVCPVWPGNPATAHWGFPDPSQVSGSDEDKRRAFRDVMIGLKKRIDMLVDLPLEKLDALSIQSELKKLAKV
- a CDS encoding DUF3300 domain-containing protein, whose translation is MRLTRLAVLATTALSTSAFLVGCASNTNTMPNEGQSYMQSAYDPGQAQSPAFSQQQLQSLVSSIALYPDSLLSLMLLGSTYPLEIAEAYNWRRSNASLSGTALQNALKTQTWNDSVKSLISFPQAFNMMGSNLEWTQNLGNAYKLQPADTMKAVQALRKRAQQAGTLKTNAQMTVVTDPNSNILIMPASTQVVYVPTYNPNDVYGPWPYADYPPYPAYNPAWGMMAFGVGMAIGADFWSTPSWSNGTINVNNTSDVIRPNRGIIGPSSIQNQQRLANDWKNNATAQQKQDARQLGQRANSDFQKNATAQERQQASQLNQSARADAAQDRANPNVDRESLQENALRNQARSDANQDRFGGDRGGFGGDRGGYGGGRGGFGGGHFGGFRR
- a CDS encoding Bug family tripartite tricarboxylate transporter substrate binding protein; amino-acid sequence: MKHSIKRTALSTAIALGIAGFAASPAMAWEPTKPVEFVIPAGPGGGADQMARMIQGIISKNNLMKQSMIPVNKSAGAGAEGFLSVKEAKGDPHKIVISLSNLFTTPLATGVPFSYKDMTPVAMLALDQFVLWTNADKPYKTAKEYIDAVKAAGPNKFKMAGTGSKQEDQIITVALEKATGTKFIYVPFKGGGDVAVQLVGNHVDSSVNNPIEAVAQWRAGKLRAQCVFDDTRMPYKEKITPTQSWNDVPTCKEVGVPTDYVMLRGIFMPPGVTQDQVNYYVDLFKKVIATPEWKKFMADGAFNQTFMSGKEFDKWLDANAALHRQLMQEAGFIAK
- the arsH gene encoding arsenical resistance protein ArsH — translated: MTSFDATQTDDLPQLDRASFAIPSTVQLQHPQPSHAPRFLLLYGSLRTRSFSRLLMEEAARILTLMGGEVKIFNPSGLPLPDDAPETHPKVAELRQLCEWSEGMVWCSPERHGAMTGILKAQIDWIPLSIGAVRPTQGKTLALMQVCGGSQSFNAVNQMRVLGRWMRMITIPNQSSVAKAFLEFDEHDRMKPSAYFDRVVDVLEELYKFTLLTRGNADYLVDRYSERKESAEALMRRVNQKD
- a CDS encoding ArsR/SmtB family transcription factor, encoding MKNNDAVNAFLALGQESRLNVFRLIVQKGDVGLTPTQIHEMLGIPNATLSFHLKELMQAQLITQERQSRNLIYRPNAIHTAALVEFLLDNCCGGQSCLPKPLTRKVKAL
- a CDS encoding RrF2 family transcriptional regulator, giving the protein MKITTKSRYAVEALVSLASQSQGKYAINLQNISKQTDISVSYLEQIFSNLKTAKLIDSHKGPGGGYWLTRPPQEVSIGDIMRAVDHSKGSTDGLDGAIWRDLAIKMESYMDSISLATLLPPKSSTPDLPDANLIHKKVDQKKAKKMLSNLKPMIAQSPKRMAKDIGSIANSVFSWGGQLNSKALKS
- the arsB gene encoding ACR3 family arsenite efflux transporter, with amino-acid sequence MGLFERYLTVWVGLGIAAGVVLGLLMPGVFQSIALIEFAHVNLVVAVLIWIMIYPMMIQIDWSAVKDIHKKPQGLFLTLVINWLVKPFTMAALGVLFFQYIFAPWVDPQSAQEYIAGMILLGVAPCTAMVFVWSQLVKGDANYTLVQVSVNDLIMVVAFAPIAAFLLGVTDVTVPWETLLISTILYVVLPLVAGIATRFVLAKRSADAVGHFVAKLKPWSIVGLIATVVLLFGFQANTIIEKPLIIVLIAIPLILQTYGIFFVSWWAAKRLKLPHDVAGPACLIGTSNFFELAVAVAISLFGLNSGAALATVVGVLVEVPVMLSLVAMLNKWRPEH